The Ruficoccus amylovorans genome has a segment encoding these proteins:
- a CDS encoding Gfo/Idh/MocA family protein, producing the protein MDNPKKKIAVIGCGHRSQSVLTNLFKANPDAIEITALMDPSQESIHEIKKTLAPNAVTYPTEKELLDHSKCDWVFIGSPNCHHANQAIAALQSGKHVFCEKPLATTLEDCIQLQQALAQAPDRSFFFGLVLRYTPLYAKIKEIIDSGELGRILSFEFNETLDFNHGGGIHGNWRRNRSLAGTHLLEKCCHDIDIANWLTGSLPLRVASFGDRDFFTPANKAFAESLPRNAQNQKAYHKWGHLTQVDPFSEGASIVDNQVAIIEYANGTRASFHTNCNAAIHERRIYIIGAHGTIRANAVTNIIEFRKIGYETEVQTINLENTGSHYGGDSIMGAALSKTILENTIPLAGLDDGIRASVSCFGVDEALDTGHVVNLSTRWKQVGLSTVA; encoded by the coding sequence ATGGATAACCCAAAGAAGAAAATAGCCGTCATCGGCTGCGGCCACCGCAGCCAAAGCGTATTAACCAATCTCTTCAAAGCGAACCCAGACGCGATTGAGATAACCGCGCTCATGGATCCGTCACAGGAGAGCATCCACGAGATAAAAAAAACACTCGCCCCCAACGCCGTCACCTACCCAACCGAGAAGGAACTACTCGATCACAGCAAGTGCGACTGGGTCTTCATCGGCTCTCCCAACTGCCACCACGCCAACCAGGCCATAGCCGCCCTCCAAAGCGGCAAACACGTCTTCTGCGAAAAGCCGCTGGCCACGACACTTGAGGATTGCATACAGCTCCAGCAGGCACTGGCCCAAGCTCCCGATCGATCATTCTTTTTCGGCCTCGTCCTGCGCTACACCCCCTTGTACGCGAAAATCAAGGAGATCATCGACAGCGGCGAACTGGGCCGCATCCTATCCTTCGAGTTCAACGAAACGCTCGACTTTAATCACGGCGGGGGCATCCATGGCAACTGGCGTCGCAATCGCTCACTGGCTGGCACTCACCTGCTGGAAAAATGCTGCCACGACATCGACATCGCCAACTGGCTGACCGGCAGCCTCCCCCTCCGCGTCGCCAGCTTCGGCGACCGGGACTTTTTCACCCCGGCCAACAAAGCCTTCGCCGAAAGCCTGCCCAGAAATGCCCAGAATCAAAAAGCCTACCACAAATGGGGCCACCTCACACAAGTCGATCCATTCAGCGAAGGAGCCAGCATCGTAGATAATCAGGTTGCGATCATCGAATACGCGAATGGCACACGAGCCAGCTTCCACACGAACTGTAACGCAGCCATCCACGAAAGACGCATCTACATCATCGGCGCCCACGGAACCATTCGCGCCAATGCCGTGACCAACATCATTGAATTCCGCAAGATCGGGTACGAGACCGAAGTCCAGACAATCAACCTCGAAAACACAGGCAGCCACTACGGCGGCGACTCAATCATGGGGGCCGCCCTGAGCAAAACTATCCTGGAAAACACGATTCCCCTCGCCGGACTTGACGACGGCATCCGCGCCTCCGTTTCCTGCTTCGGAGTCGACGAAGCCCTCGACACAGGCCATGTAGTCAACCTCTCTACACGCTGGAAACAAGTCGGCCTCAGCACTGTAGCGTAA
- a CDS encoding helix-turn-helix transcriptional regulator produces MATRSKKAFKPLPALCRSIKSLPAPKDYFKSIPGARTPLPENVLLFHRDISHRQWMIHNERKQPSFHYLYVLIISIRGEGRIIVEGNPHIVNPGQCVLVPPYQAHYYSQLPEDGFEWLFITFEIEKLPPNLRGTGIARTVPPQLPSQLETLLRAFRLALSMPERSDILIWQLAILLTTLADEGMEVPAEDRSRSSAEEKLFLRIHTLITENISSHLSTHQIAEHIGVSESHLRALFKKGAGCSLGRFQRNVRLQHAARLLTRHQMNVTEVASACGWDSPYSFSRAFHRYWGRPPKAFHPKSS; encoded by the coding sequence ATGGCCACACGGAGCAAGAAAGCGTTCAAGCCACTACCCGCCCTCTGCCGCTCAATCAAATCACTGCCCGCCCCGAAGGATTACTTCAAAAGCATCCCGGGGGCCCGAACCCCGCTACCGGAAAATGTTCTGCTCTTCCACCGAGACATCAGCCACCGCCAATGGATGATCCACAATGAGCGCAAACAGCCCAGCTTCCACTACCTCTACGTCCTGATAATCAGCATCAGGGGAGAGGGCCGAATCATCGTCGAAGGGAACCCCCACATCGTTAACCCGGGACAATGCGTACTCGTCCCTCCCTACCAGGCGCACTACTACTCGCAACTACCCGAAGACGGCTTCGAGTGGCTGTTCATCACCTTCGAAATCGAAAAACTGCCCCCCAACCTGCGCGGGACAGGAATAGCGCGCACAGTTCCCCCGCAGTTACCATCCCAACTAGAGACACTCCTCCGGGCCTTCCGGCTTGCACTGAGCATGCCCGAGAGATCAGACATTCTCATCTGGCAGCTGGCCATCTTGCTCACGACCCTGGCAGACGAGGGCATGGAAGTCCCAGCCGAGGACCGAAGTCGCTCCAGCGCGGAAGAAAAACTCTTCCTGCGCATCCATACCCTGATAACCGAAAATATAAGCAGCCACCTGAGCACCCATCAAATAGCCGAACACATCGGCGTATCCGAAAGCCACCTGCGCGCCCTCTTCAAAAAAGGAGCCGGATGCAGTCTTGGGCGCTTTCAGCGCAACGTACGGCTTCAACACGCCGCTCGCCTGCTCACCCGCCACCAGATGAATGTCACCGAGGTCGCCAGCGCCTGCGGATGGGACTCCCCCTACTCTTTCAGCCGAGCCTTTCATCGATATTGGGGCAGGCCGCCCAAGGCCTTTCACCCCAAGAGCAGCTGA
- a CDS encoding GDSL-type esterase/lipase family protein codes for MKINKMFLRAQLVSRLRHSGWCLFAGLVALACNAGAQTPYRSPERWEGWIASYEKQDAANPPPKGAIVCLGSSSMVGWHELIGFDLAPLTLVTRGFGGSNTNDALTYADRIVLPLAPRAIVFYEGENDIAEGVSPQLVAETFDRFVDKVHAQYPQCRFYVLSLKPSPLRQALWPKMEATNAFLQERCAADPLLTYVDVSAGMFNDDGSLKADIFQSDRLHMNRKGYVGWRETLLPVLLESELAYESSAN; via the coding sequence ATGAAAATAAACAAGATGTTCTTACGCGCACAGTTGGTTTCGCGGCTGCGTCACTCGGGATGGTGCCTGTTTGCGGGGCTGGTTGCGCTTGCCTGTAACGCCGGGGCGCAGACGCCTTATCGCAGCCCCGAACGCTGGGAAGGTTGGATCGCCAGCTACGAAAAACAGGACGCCGCGAACCCGCCGCCGAAGGGGGCTATCGTCTGTCTGGGAAGCTCCAGCATGGTCGGCTGGCATGAGCTGATCGGCTTTGACCTGGCGCCGTTGACTCTCGTCACGCGTGGCTTCGGAGGCAGCAACACGAACGACGCGCTCACTTACGCCGACCGTATCGTCCTGCCGCTGGCTCCCCGGGCGATTGTCTTCTACGAGGGCGAAAACGACATCGCCGAGGGCGTCTCCCCGCAACTGGTGGCGGAGACTTTCGACCGCTTCGTGGACAAGGTGCACGCGCAGTACCCGCAGTGCCGCTTCTACGTGCTTTCGCTCAAGCCGAGCCCGTTGCGTCAGGCACTCTGGCCCAAGATGGAGGCGACCAATGCGTTCCTTCAGGAACGCTGTGCCGCCGATCCGCTTTTGACCTATGTGGACGTATCTGCCGGGATGTTCAATGATGACGGTTCGTTGAAGGCCGACATCTTCCAGTCGGACCGTCTTCACATGAACCGCAAGGGCTATGTCGGCTGGCGAGAAACGCTTCTGCCGGTGCTCTTGGAGTCCGAGTTGGCCTACGAGTCGTCGGCGAACTGA
- a CDS encoding DUF1961 family protein, giving the protein MLEESFDHGLDDWWVEGGVKTWVEDGRLYVDADPETPEAGPYVATVWYRHEMPGDLRIEFDAHVVSSSIDANNINFFLNYTDPSGLSLYETRSSREDAAYPKYHDLNGHIVTFLNDYRAENGRLEDGSTSARIRLRRCPGFELMSEVFNGKCEAGVTYRCKIEKKGKTLSFYIDGVEILSAEDEREPLGPGYIGMRTFRTFMWWDNIKVTEI; this is encoded by the coding sequence TTGCTCGAAGAGTCTTTCGACCACGGTCTGGATGACTGGTGGGTAGAAGGCGGTGTCAAAACGTGGGTCGAAGACGGCAGGCTATACGTCGATGCCGATCCGGAAACACCTGAAGCGGGGCCGTATGTAGCTACGGTCTGGTACCGCCATGAAATGCCTGGTGATCTACGTATCGAGTTCGATGCGCACGTGGTTTCTTCCAGTATCGATGCAAACAATATTAACTTCTTTCTGAATTACACAGATCCGTCCGGGTTGTCGCTATACGAGACAAGAAGCTCGAGGGAGGATGCCGCCTACCCGAAATACCATGACCTCAACGGACATATCGTTACCTTTTTGAATGACTACAGGGCGGAAAACGGAAGACTCGAAGACGGCTCCACCAGTGCTCGCATACGGCTTAGAAGATGTCCGGGATTTGAACTGATGAGCGAAGTATTCAATGGGAAGTGCGAGGCTGGCGTCACCTATCGATGCAAGATTGAGAAAAAAGGTAAGACGCTCAGCTTCTATATAGACGGGGTTGAGATTTTAAGTGCAGAGGATGAAAGAGAACCGCTTGGCCCTGGATATATCGGGATGAGAACATTCCGGACTTTCATGTGGTGGGATAATATCAAGGTGACTGAAATATAG
- a CDS encoding beta strand repeat-containing protein, whose protein sequence is MKRKTNILTCRSKSIFAGLAAGCLFAGSSLFAANVNTYWTGGGADNDWANPDNWDNGAPSDLSGDGNVSRAFFNSTSGAVNNVDITGANVGNYMNIGFGGGTTVNLNMASGSSLSFQTPGSHLVGSNSGAASILNVTGPVSGSADYSFSGFQIGTNASDTGSAANFSGALNITDSGANTVVGRQGNGHTLTVSDGAIYNGKGMLLSGTQAVTSGVGNDNSLVVTGAGSAMTLSGLSGEFSTLALIVASRPTTGLSSSVIQSGNIVTVSDGASLTVIGDNPDATVSVLVGANHYRRDNGILVTGSGSTMTVSGDVYTQVGYNSSASDDNYLKVENGATFKTDATVDVLDGITATTGRNYLLIDNGGTFTSSSVLTNTNGLLQLAEGGVLAGKTLAGDSTALTVNVAGSGRFEAAGTGLGNTVTVNFEGQVVERLVDNEIVYDTYTAVFAVGLDGATGPATVTVDSTINLNENSILEIEVYGNGGIDSIILGSNAEFNIGSNVMLSILMGDAGPILEGDYNIFTGNIASISGDFTDMLLPELDGGKSWDTSRFNAADGWVLSVVPEPSTYAVILGAAVVLLALVRRKRK, encoded by the coding sequence ATGAAAAGAAAAACAAACATACTCACCTGCCGTTCGAAGTCGATCTTCGCCGGCCTGGCCGCCGGATGCTTGTTCGCCGGCAGTTCTCTGTTCGCTGCCAATGTGAACACCTATTGGACCGGAGGCGGCGCCGACAATGACTGGGCCAATCCCGATAACTGGGACAATGGGGCTCCGTCTGACCTTTCTGGCGATGGCAATGTCAGCCGCGCTTTCTTCAACAGTACGAGCGGCGCGGTCAATAATGTGGACATCACGGGAGCGAATGTCGGCAACTACATGAATATTGGCTTTGGTGGAGGCACGACCGTGAACCTGAACATGGCCAGTGGATCGTCGCTCTCCTTTCAGACTCCGGGGAGCCATCTGGTAGGCAGCAATTCGGGGGCGGCTTCTATCTTGAACGTTACCGGCCCGGTAAGCGGATCCGCCGATTATTCTTTCTCGGGCTTCCAGATTGGAACAAATGCGTCTGACACCGGAAGTGCGGCGAACTTTTCAGGCGCGCTCAACATCACGGACAGCGGTGCAAATACAGTCGTCGGCAGGCAGGGTAACGGCCACACCCTGACCGTTAGTGACGGTGCCATTTACAATGGCAAAGGCATGCTGCTGAGCGGAACCCAGGCCGTGACTTCCGGAGTTGGTAACGATAACAGCCTTGTGGTGACCGGTGCGGGCTCGGCGATGACGTTGAGCGGCTTGAGCGGCGAGTTTTCCACCCTCGCCCTTATCGTTGCGTCTCGCCCGACGACAGGGCTTAGTTCCTCCGTTATTCAGAGCGGAAATATCGTCACGGTATCGGATGGCGCGAGCTTGACTGTGATTGGCGATAATCCGGACGCGACGGTTTCGGTGTTGGTTGGGGCGAACCACTACCGGAGAGATAACGGCATCCTCGTGACCGGTAGCGGCTCCACGATGACGGTGTCGGGAGACGTGTACACTCAGGTCGGCTACAATAGCAGTGCCAGTGATGACAACTACCTGAAGGTGGAAAACGGCGCGACCTTTAAAACCGATGCGACGGTGGATGTGCTTGATGGTATAACGGCCACGACGGGGCGCAACTACCTGCTCATCGATAATGGCGGCACCTTCACATCGAGCAGCGTGCTGACCAATACCAACGGCCTGCTCCAACTCGCCGAAGGCGGTGTGCTCGCAGGCAAGACTCTGGCCGGGGATAGCACTGCGTTGACGGTTAACGTTGCTGGCAGCGGACGTTTTGAGGCGGCCGGGACAGGGCTGGGAAATACCGTTACTGTCAATTTTGAGGGCCAGGTTGTGGAGCGTCTAGTGGACAACGAGATCGTCTATGATACCTATACGGCGGTCTTCGCCGTCGGCCTGGACGGCGCTACCGGTCCGGCCACGGTGACGGTTGATTCCACGATCAACCTGAACGAAAACAGCATTCTCGAAATCGAGGTTTACGGCAACGGCGGCATTGATTCGATTATCCTCGGCAGCAATGCGGAGTTTAACATCGGCTCGAACGTCATGCTCTCGATCCTCATGGGGGATGCCGGCCCGATTCTGGAAGGTGACTACAATATCTTCACGGGCAACATCGCTAGCATCAGCGGTGATTTTACAGATATGCTGCTCCCCGAGTTGGACGGCGGCAAGTCCTGGGATACCTCCCGCTTTAACGCGGCTGACGGATGGGTGCTCTCGGTGGTGCCGGAGCCTTCGACCTACGCCGTTATCCTCGGTGCTGCGGTTGTTCTGCTGGCGCTTGTGCGCCGGAAACGGAAATAG
- a CDS encoding zinc-dependent alcohol dehydrogenase, protein MKKTDSVCEIDDLSSENGDITVIQAVAGKGLELARGATVDMSKNDVEIAPLYSFISAGTELRSLEVIKDAEPGSHPNAKMGYSQAGVVKRVGKAVKGIVPGDRVVAIGAGAYHATRTVVAQNLVVPLPVGVCPQEASLAAMFCFALESVYKSDVKIGENVVVFGAGMMGQMATRLYQIAGARVCVMDSNEFRLNLLPEGTVTFPLSDTGWDGLAEWARPYGVEHASVCFGGDATEAVEKLKSCLATAPDGVPHGRIVFPGGAKISLLMASNMGNVQLLSSAKAGPGYRDPAYESGVDYPAVYVPHTVRRNVHTMLQLMESGTLDLSRLVSRCVPFADAKLAYEALSQPNAELLAVLLEY, encoded by the coding sequence ATGAAAAAGACAGACAGTGTTTGTGAGATTGACGATTTATCCTCTGAAAACGGGGACATAACGGTGATTCAGGCGGTCGCCGGGAAAGGACTGGAACTGGCCCGGGGGGCCACCGTCGATATGAGCAAAAATGACGTGGAGATTGCTCCGCTTTATAGCTTTATCAGCGCCGGGACGGAGCTTCGCTCGCTGGAGGTGATTAAGGACGCCGAGCCGGGCAGCCACCCCAATGCCAAGATGGGCTACAGCCAGGCCGGGGTTGTCAAGCGTGTGGGCAAGGCGGTAAAGGGAATCGTTCCGGGTGATCGCGTCGTGGCGATTGGCGCGGGAGCCTATCACGCCACGCGCACAGTGGTAGCCCAGAATCTGGTCGTGCCTTTGCCCGTTGGGGTTTGCCCACAGGAGGCGTCGCTGGCCGCGATGTTTTGCTTTGCCCTGGAAAGCGTGTATAAATCGGATGTCAAAATCGGCGAGAACGTTGTTGTTTTCGGTGCGGGCATGATGGGGCAGATGGCGACCCGCCTCTACCAGATCGCGGGTGCACGTGTGTGCGTGATGGATTCGAATGAGTTTCGTCTGAACCTGTTGCCAGAAGGTACTGTGACCTTTCCCTTGAGCGACACGGGTTGGGATGGATTGGCAGAGTGGGCACGCCCCTATGGCGTGGAACACGCGAGCGTCTGCTTCGGCGGGGACGCGACGGAGGCGGTTGAAAAGCTCAAATCGTGCCTGGCCACCGCGCCTGACGGAGTTCCGCACGGGCGTATCGTGTTTCCGGGAGGAGCGAAGATTTCACTGTTGATGGCCTCGAACATGGGGAATGTGCAATTGCTCAGCTCGGCCAAGGCGGGCCCTGGCTATCGGGACCCGGCGTACGAGTCCGGAGTTGATTATCCCGCTGTGTATGTCCCCCATACCGTGCGCCGGAATGTCCACACCATGCTGCAACTGATGGAGAGCGGAACCCTCGACTTGTCTCGACTTGTCTCCAGGTGCGTTCCCTTTGCCGATGCGAAACTTGCCTACGAGGCGTTGAGTCAGCCGAATGCCGAACTGTTGGCAGTGCTGCTTGAGTATTGA
- a CDS encoding prepilin-type N-terminal cleavage/methylation domain-containing protein → MRGLLTCLRQAAAPPTSRLKYYVTKVIVEMNVFKILTMLVPAAHKLLPAVQSQASTRRSEPVGHFGRDWSVRGRAGFSLIELLVVIAVVAVLAALVVAVTGNVRQSADQVKNAEKLRNLGLASLAYASDNNGRLPLTVMVGTGARMTQGPVLYNTQSINALSMLTNQWDDAAEDRPVWGMSDYLEGPDAFYGPLTPNLEREANRFHYYNDSPIAYLISYIYYSLPGGVDTTNPPRSPLAPGLSNDSVNSAGISTTPLFSDPTSTSWADNLMGGFTGDKITVVRMDGSIASFDRSYIYSLASNDKVRALGDVLED, encoded by the coding sequence GTGCGCGGCCTGCTGACCTGTTTGCGGCAGGCCGCGGCACCGCCGACATCACGACTCAAGTATTATGTAACCAAGGTAATTGTTGAGATGAACGTATTTAAAATCCTGACCATGCTTGTACCCGCTGCCCACAAACTATTACCGGCAGTGCAAAGTCAGGCAAGTACCCGGCGGAGCGAGCCGGTTGGCCATTTTGGCCGGGATTGGTCCGTTCGCGGGAGGGCAGGGTTTTCGCTGATTGAACTGCTGGTGGTGATCGCCGTGGTCGCGGTGCTGGCGGCACTCGTGGTTGCCGTGACGGGAAACGTCCGCCAGTCGGCCGACCAGGTAAAGAATGCAGAAAAGCTGCGCAACCTCGGGTTGGCTTCACTCGCGTATGCCAGCGATAATAACGGGCGACTGCCGTTGACAGTGATGGTCGGGACGGGAGCACGCATGACACAGGGCCCGGTGCTTTATAATACCCAGTCGATAAACGCCCTGAGTATGCTCACGAACCAATGGGATGATGCGGCAGAAGACCGGCCCGTATGGGGAATGAGTGATTACCTGGAGGGACCGGATGCGTTTTACGGGCCTTTGACGCCTAATCTGGAACGTGAAGCCAATCGCTTTCACTACTACAACGACTCGCCAATCGCCTACCTCATCAGCTACATCTACTACTCGCTTCCGGGGGGCGTTGACACGACGAACCCGCCCCGTTCCCCGCTGGCGCCCGGGCTTTCCAATGATAGTGTGAATTCGGCGGGTATCAGCACGACGCCTTTGTTTTCCGACCCGACCTCTACCTCATGGGCTGATAATCTGATGGGCGGTTTTACCGGAGATAAGATTACAGTGGTCCGAATGGACGGTAGCATTGCGAGTTTTGACAGGAGCTACATCTACTCCCTCGCAAGCAACGACAAGGTCCGGGCACTCGGAGACGTTCTGGAAGATTAA
- a CDS encoding heparinase II/III family protein, protein MLGLSESHSESTTTTTQNAAGTVVPVIGMAYTQADIEEVRKLVREQGANEELVADILTVADEWVARSESEVAGLVPGPEEIYAFGVAGDPRTDAPWPRFARSGDMCSLDQPGAIRSPHTGDVYGIQKPGELYYDDGSGWVRESDGKVFYFKGVWNSWVMDRLHEAVDNLALAYMLTGQQAYAERALFILDQLASLRVQQPSNGSTVADYPYVGKDGKGFFRYLGNIANQRAINSAFAFDLIGNADFAGTPSPTAPDLTVRENIADNYFDFYEYNYFSEMRSLTNHGIILVANLLAQGVLFGDEELLEQGLVGLNGFFDNTINRDGDYMENSGSYGRLGRDYGSRLMAPLANYDAANYPAEAGMPSLESVGNPGDDPRWYETAVRMLYRLPVLGRYPQYGDMSMDRNIYLDEDNVWLSKHRNLFLRILYGQTTRPEWKREIEVLYARLPDGEAFTPSLEEMLVYGPSIWSEPPPPSEGAETVTLGEESDLMAAKGIAVLRSGEKENARALFMRGGFNSWHGHDDQMTIVPYGDGMVLFGEYGYQWSGTPDNLGWGTRSVAHNAVIVNEDLPAPYKYKGSWTTIPAPAASVTGFLADADSPAQMVEMSNPEQYSLASLTDYRRAAWLIDVNASDYYFVDIVYVLGGNTHDYVWNGPYANAGVDPFRVEGVTPEAVEGIWTLASVGNPKLRSESWNQPGQSWGERLNGTGGGIVEPLPGEKKLPTNKWNPDPGNGYGMIWDVKLASAVQEDWTAEWPLPDNRNRMRAHMLNFDGMDAMTAKSPSINPDNHFEVIVARRSGRGLESRFVNVVEVGNDSSWPIRDIQRLPFEADEETDAVAFEVGLEGGLRDYLLASRLPQKMSTSVATVDGRQAFVRMDEAGELVAVAMQEVTGLTAEGWEIKLEAPAIRARVLEVSPYEGESVLVLDCPLPEGNVLEGAPLLVDSIIGGDLAYSSNEYYEIEEVESSADGRSTLLFQRQSLVSASMEIESVDPAANKVNLFWMHMMAGRGGAHAYRGHGVVKAGDYASAEEPVQSLVRRVFRREVELTEVEGLSAGDRIDILAVKPGDVVSIPATLTLGRVPGKDGLWRLKTSMPGSLTFPTGEGAKTVSFEAGTTFFNATGIQPRL, encoded by the coding sequence ATGCTTGGCCTTTCGGAAAGCCATTCCGAGAGCACTACCACCACGACGCAGAATGCGGCGGGCACGGTGGTTCCTGTGATAGGCATGGCCTACACTCAGGCTGACATCGAAGAGGTTCGGAAACTGGTGCGAGAGCAGGGTGCGAACGAAGAACTCGTGGCGGATATTCTCACGGTAGCCGATGAGTGGGTTGCCCGCAGTGAGTCCGAAGTGGCGGGATTAGTACCGGGGCCGGAGGAGATCTACGCCTTCGGGGTTGCGGGAGATCCGCGTACAGATGCTCCCTGGCCGAGGTTTGCCCGCTCGGGGGACATGTGTAGCCTCGATCAGCCCGGTGCCATTCGCTCGCCCCATACCGGAGATGTGTACGGGATTCAGAAGCCCGGTGAGCTCTACTACGACGATGGGAGCGGCTGGGTACGGGAGTCGGACGGGAAAGTATTTTATTTCAAGGGTGTGTGGAACTCCTGGGTGATGGACCGTCTCCATGAGGCGGTGGACAATCTGGCCCTGGCGTACATGCTGACCGGTCAGCAAGCCTACGCCGAGCGGGCTTTGTTCATCCTCGACCAGTTGGCGAGCCTTCGTGTCCAGCAACCCAGCAATGGCAGCACGGTGGCGGATTATCCCTACGTCGGCAAAGACGGTAAAGGCTTCTTCCGCTACCTTGGAAACATCGCTAACCAGCGGGCGATCAACTCCGCCTTCGCCTTCGACTTGATCGGTAACGCGGATTTCGCCGGTACGCCGTCACCCACCGCTCCCGACCTGACGGTGCGCGAGAACATTGCCGACAACTATTTTGATTTTTACGAGTACAATTATTTCTCCGAGATGCGCTCGTTGACGAATCACGGCATCATCCTTGTGGCCAATCTGCTGGCTCAGGGAGTGCTCTTCGGTGACGAAGAACTGCTCGAGCAGGGGTTGGTCGGGTTGAACGGATTTTTCGACAACACCATCAACCGCGATGGCGATTACATGGAAAATTCCGGCAGCTATGGCCGGCTGGGGCGTGATTACGGCAGCCGTCTGATGGCACCCCTGGCGAACTACGATGCGGCGAATTATCCGGCCGAGGCCGGGATGCCGTCGCTGGAGTCCGTGGGTAACCCCGGGGACGATCCGCGCTGGTACGAGACGGCTGTACGGATGCTTTACCGGCTGCCTGTACTGGGGCGTTACCCGCAGTACGGAGACATGTCGATGGACCGAAATATTTATCTGGACGAAGATAATGTCTGGCTAAGCAAGCACCGGAACCTGTTCCTGCGCATCCTCTACGGGCAGACGACGCGACCCGAGTGGAAGCGCGAAATCGAAGTCCTCTACGCACGTCTGCCCGACGGTGAAGCCTTTACACCCAGTCTTGAGGAAATGCTTGTCTATGGCCCGAGCATCTGGAGCGAGCCACCGCCTCCGTCTGAAGGCGCCGAGACTGTTACCCTCGGGGAAGAGTCCGACCTGATGGCCGCCAAGGGGATTGCGGTGCTCCGCAGTGGCGAAAAGGAAAACGCACGCGCCTTGTTCATGCGCGGCGGGTTTAACAGTTGGCATGGTCATGATGACCAGATGACGATAGTTCCTTACGGGGACGGGATGGTGCTCTTCGGAGAGTACGGCTATCAATGGTCTGGTACGCCCGATAACCTGGGCTGGGGGACGCGCTCCGTCGCCCACAACGCCGTCATCGTGAACGAGGACCTGCCGGCCCCTTACAAGTACAAAGGCTCGTGGACGACGATTCCCGCTCCCGCAGCCAGTGTGACCGGCTTCCTCGCAGATGCCGATAGCCCGGCTCAGATGGTCGAGATGAGTAACCCTGAGCAGTATTCGCTGGCTTCGCTGACTGACTACCGGCGGGCAGCCTGGCTGATCGACGTGAACGCGAGCGATTACTATTTTGTGGACATTGTTTATGTGCTGGGAGGGAACACCCATGACTACGTCTGGAACGGCCCCTATGCGAATGCGGGGGTGGATCCCTTCCGTGTCGAGGGCGTCACTCCCGAAGCGGTCGAGGGCATATGGACGCTTGCCTCGGTGGGAAACCCGAAGCTGCGCTCAGAGTCTTGGAACCAGCCCGGCCAAAGCTGGGGCGAGCGCCTGAACGGCACTGGCGGCGGAATCGTGGAACCGCTTCCTGGCGAGAAAAAACTGCCCACGAACAAGTGGAACCCAGATCCGGGAAACGGTTATGGCATGATTTGGGATGTCAAGCTGGCATCGGCGGTTCAGGAGGACTGGACGGCGGAGTGGCCCTTACCGGATAACCGGAACCGGATGCGTGCCCACATGCTCAATTTTGACGGGATGGACGCGATGACGGCCAAGAGCCCGAGTATTAACCCGGACAACCACTTCGAGGTCATCGTTGCGCGTCGCAGCGGGCGTGGTCTGGAAAGCCGTTTCGTTAACGTCGTCGAAGTCGGAAACGATTCCTCCTGGCCCATTCGCGATATTCAGCGTCTCCCCTTTGAGGCGGACGAGGAAACGGATGCGGTGGCGTTCGAAGTCGGACTTGAGGGCGGACTGAGGGATTATCTGCTGGCCTCCCGTTTGCCCCAGAAGATGAGCACGTCGGTGGCGACAGTGGACGGCAGGCAGGCTTTTGTACGGATGGATGAGGCCGGCGAACTCGTGGCGGTGGCCATGCAGGAGGTAACCGGGCTTACTGCTGAGGGCTGGGAGATCAAGCTGGAGGCCCCAGCCATTCGCGCCCGGGTGCTGGAAGTTTCTCCCTACGAGGGCGAGTCCGTGTTGGTCCTCGATTGTCCGCTGCCGGAGGGCAATGTTCTGGAGGGGGCGCCGCTGCTGGTGGACAGTATTATCGGCGGAGATCTGGCGTATTCGAGCAACGAGTACTATGAAATCGAAGAGGTCGAGTCTTCGGCGGATGGACGGTCCACATTGCTGTTTCAGCGTCAATCACTGGTCAGCGCGTCGATGGAGATCGAGTCCGTCGATCCGGCAGCCAACAAAGTCAATCTCTTCTGGATGCACATGATGGCAGGCCGTGGAGGTGCACACGCCTACCGGGGTCACGGCGTGGTGAAGGCAGGGGATTACGCTTCGGCAGAGGAGCCTGTTCAGTCACTGGTGCGCAGGGTTTTTCGCCGCGAGGTCGAGTTGACCGAGGTCGAGGGGCTTTCCGCCGGAGACCGGATCGACATCCTGGCGGTCAAGCCCGGTGATGTTGTGAGTATTCCCGCCACATTAACGCTGGGTCGAGTGCCGGGGAAGGATGGTCTCTGGCGCCTGAAGACATCCATGCCCGGTAGTCTGACTTTCCCGACTGGCGAGGGAGCCAAGACCGTTTCTTTCGAAGCGGGCACGACCTTTTTCAATGCCACAGGTATTCAACCCAGACTCTGA